Proteins encoded by one window of Kribbella italica:
- a CDS encoding pentapeptide repeat-containing protein: MSGRGKAALKIATPRLRADLERATPSVDGIEDEDRLLDLELEDVDLRDLEAEHLEIGGCRLTRCDLGRSELEKAILVDVVLDHCDLANARWSDASATRVQINSSRLTGFAGPALNLQHVTVRDSVLDFSSFRFAKFVRAEFTDCRLQSADFVSADLSGTVFRGCDLTGAEFSQVKANGAVFVDCTWDGTRGIANLGGATIANSSPIDALAVTLAMASALGITLGDPDDFTA; the protein is encoded by the coding sequence ATGAGTGGGCGGGGCAAGGCTGCACTGAAGATCGCGACACCTCGGCTTCGGGCCGATCTGGAGCGGGCGACACCTTCGGTGGACGGGATCGAGGACGAGGACCGGCTGCTCGACCTGGAGCTCGAGGACGTGGACCTGCGGGATCTGGAGGCCGAGCACCTGGAGATCGGCGGCTGCCGGCTGACGCGGTGTGATCTCGGTAGGTCCGAGCTGGAGAAGGCGATCCTGGTCGACGTCGTACTTGACCACTGCGATCTCGCCAACGCGCGCTGGTCCGACGCCTCGGCGACCCGCGTGCAGATCAACTCGTCCCGCCTGACCGGCTTCGCGGGCCCGGCGCTCAACCTCCAGCACGTGACCGTGCGCGACAGCGTGCTCGACTTCAGCTCGTTCCGGTTCGCCAAGTTCGTCCGGGCCGAGTTCACCGACTGCCGGCTGCAGAGTGCCGACTTCGTCTCGGCCGACCTGTCCGGCACGGTCTTCCGCGGCTGCGACCTGACCGGCGCCGAGTTCTCCCAGGTGAAGGCGAACGGCGCGGTCTTCGTCGACTGCACGTGGGACGGCACTCGCGGCATCGCCAACCTCGGCGGCGCGACGATCGCGAACTCCTCCCCGATCGACGCGCTCGCCGTCACCCTCGCGATGGCCTCCGCCCTCGGCATCACCCTCGGCGACCCCGACGACTTCACCGCCTAA
- a CDS encoding STAS domain-containing protein: MPEQLISAGGAALMIAVDDSTVGIAVVTLTGAVSLSAVPRIRDTLMKCIAEQPSAIVVDLSLARLEQAYVLNVFSMVARRAALWSGVQLILVSGAALGGGLSLAARTLGRFVRIYPTLPQARAAARRTPLRRLAVMILPPSEASAHNARTYVTDVCTTWGCTTLLDDAVQVANELVCSALHRSAGDLVLRLELRRDLLTVAVTDDCPDPPGATALPGGPPVDPIRIRILSELAKACGSSPTRNGDRINWAVLRDPNAHPDDLPLGALHRPQLPPPTRHTGRSHLAPWQHHP; this comes from the coding sequence GTGCCGGAACAGTTGATCAGCGCGGGCGGGGCCGCCCTGATGATCGCGGTGGACGACTCCACCGTGGGCATCGCGGTGGTGACCCTGACCGGCGCGGTGTCGCTGTCGGCCGTGCCGCGGATTCGCGACACGTTGATGAAGTGCATCGCCGAGCAGCCGTCGGCGATCGTCGTCGACCTGAGCCTGGCGCGACTGGAGCAGGCCTACGTCCTGAACGTCTTCAGCATGGTCGCCCGCCGCGCCGCGCTCTGGTCCGGCGTACAGCTCATCCTCGTGTCGGGCGCCGCACTCGGCGGCGGCCTGAGCCTCGCCGCACGGACCCTCGGCCGGTTCGTCCGGATCTACCCGACACTGCCCCAGGCCCGAGCAGCCGCCCGGCGTACGCCGCTCCGCCGCCTCGCGGTGATGATCCTCCCGCCGTCCGAGGCCAGCGCGCACAACGCCCGCACCTACGTCACCGACGTCTGTACGACGTGGGGCTGCACCACCCTGCTCGACGACGCCGTACAGGTCGCCAACGAACTCGTCTGCTCCGCCCTCCACCGCTCAGCCGGCGACCTGGTCCTCCGCCTCGAACTCCGCCGAGACCTCCTGACGGTCGCCGTCACCGACGACTGCCCCGACCCACCCGGAGCCACCGCCCTCCCCGGCGGTCCACCAGTGGACCCGATCCGCATCCGCATCCTCTCCGAACTGGCGAAGGCCTGCGGCTCCTCCCCCACCCGCAACGGCGACCGCATCAACTGGGCAGTCCTCCGCGACCCCAACGCCCACCCCGACGACCTCCCCCTCGGCGCCCTGCACCGCCCCCAACTCCCCCCACCAACCCGCCACACCGGCCGCAGCCACCTGGCCCCCTGGCAGCACCACCCCTAA
- a CDS encoding GNAT family N-acetyltransferase: MAVVHWPVELQHGQVGLRPLRAGDGAEWSAARQRNISWLRPWDATQPPGADDGARTFRAMARDWNRQARYGRMLPFVITYGGAAGAGARAKWPLVGQLTVSGITYGSARWANLGYWVDEQYAGRGIVPTAVAMAADHCWFTLGLHRLEVAIRPENKASLRVVDKLGFRYEGERPRFLHIDGEWRDHRIFALNAEEVGPGLVARLT, from the coding sequence ATGGCAGTCGTCCACTGGCCGGTGGAGCTGCAGCACGGACAGGTGGGGCTGCGGCCGCTGCGAGCCGGTGACGGCGCTGAGTGGAGTGCGGCCCGGCAGCGGAACATCAGCTGGCTGCGGCCGTGGGACGCCACCCAGCCGCCCGGTGCGGACGACGGTGCACGCACCTTTCGGGCCATGGCCCGGGACTGGAACCGTCAGGCCCGGTACGGGCGGATGCTGCCGTTCGTCATCACGTACGGCGGGGCAGCGGGCGCCGGTGCCCGGGCCAAGTGGCCGCTGGTCGGGCAGCTGACCGTGTCCGGGATCACCTACGGCTCGGCGCGCTGGGCGAACCTCGGCTACTGGGTCGACGAGCAGTACGCCGGCCGCGGGATCGTCCCGACGGCAGTGGCGATGGCGGCCGACCACTGCTGGTTCACCCTCGGGCTGCACCGGCTGGAGGTCGCCATCCGGCCGGAGAACAAGGCCAGCCTGCGCGTGGTCGACAAGCTCGGCTTCCGCTACGAGGGCGAGCGGCCGCGGTTCCTGCACATCGACGGCGAGTGGCGCGACCACCGGATCTTCGCCCTCAACGCCGAGGAGGTCGGGCCCGGTCTCGTGGCCCGGCTGACCTGA